The following are encoded together in the Aerococcus mictus genome:
- a CDS encoding fused N-dimethylarginine dimethylaminohydrolase/saccharopine dehydrogenase domain-containing protein, which translates to MAYKIPEFKFPDFQEAKYQEMPSVTYKEAESDGILPDSFYLTTHLPTFYKLGEEWILPKYNSLNCVAVVEDDDIVIREMRDVKAGDKIISGSTTDGSQGILVYKEGFPEDIYSQRSVSVETSFSQDYDKLFDIMEHEKNNGGHISWVLGPAVVFDHDTRNALVHLAENGYIHSLLGGNAMTTHDLEGGFLNTALGQNIYTQENAPMGHYNHLDLLNEVRTAGSIKNFNDAGNVKDGIIKALTEMDIPIVLSGSIRDDGPLPEVMGSTSQALTETKKILNEATLIICIATMLHSNSVASLASSYKVGEDGKVRPVYFYTIDITENVVNKVGAAREYMAYHPMVTNVQDFCVACEKALVTPAQGEMAKAVEDEEYETVEVENNEDAAKGELGNDI; encoded by the coding sequence ATGGCTTATAAGATACCAGAATTTAAATTTCCTGATTTCCAAGAAGCAAAATATCAAGAAATGCCAAGTGTGACTTACAAGGAAGCTGAAAGTGATGGCATTTTACCTGATAGCTTTTATTTAACCACCCATTTACCTACCTTTTATAAGTTAGGGGAAGAATGGATTTTACCTAAATATAACTCATTAAACTGTGTGGCAGTGGTTGAAGATGATGATATTGTTATTCGGGAGATGCGTGATGTCAAAGCCGGTGACAAAATTATTTCTGGGTCGACCACTGATGGGTCACAAGGCATCTTAGTTTATAAAGAAGGTTTTCCAGAAGACATTTATTCCCAACGTAGTGTTTCAGTAGAAACCTCATTCTCACAAGACTACGACAAGCTTTTTGACATTATGGAACATGAGAAGAATAATGGCGGTCATATTTCCTGGGTATTGGGGCCAGCAGTTGTTTTCGACCACGACACTCGGAATGCCTTAGTTCACCTAGCTGAAAATGGCTATATCCATAGTCTCTTAGGTGGGAACGCCATGACCACCCATGACCTGGAAGGTGGTTTCTTAAATACTGCTCTCGGGCAAAATATTTATACCCAAGAAAATGCACCAATGGGACACTACAACCACTTGGATCTTTTAAATGAAGTTCGGACAGCAGGATCGATTAAAAACTTTAATGACGCTGGTAACGTTAAGGACGGTATTATTAAAGCCTTAACCGAGATGGATATTCCAATTGTGCTATCTGGTTCCATTCGTGATGATGGTCCGCTACCAGAAGTGATGGGCTCAACCAGCCAGGCTCTGACTGAAACTAAGAAAATTTTAAATGAAGCAACTCTGATTATTTGTATTGCGACCATGTTGCACTCGAATTCAGTAGCCTCCTTGGCCTCAAGCTATAAAGTGGGCGAGGATGGCAAGGTTCGTCCCGTTTATTTCTATACCATTGATATCACAGAAAACGTGGTGAACAAGGTTGGGGCTGCCAGAGAATACATGGCTTACCACCCAATGGTGACTAACGTTCAAGACTTCTGTGTCGCTTGTGAAAAAGCTTTAGTAACACCTGCCCAAGGAGAAATGGCTAAGGCTGTTGAAGACGAGGAGTACGAAACTGTTGAAGTAGAAAACAATGAAGACGCAGCGAAGGGAGAGTTGGGAAATGACATTTAA
- the metE gene encoding 5-methyltetrahydropteroyltriglutamate--homocysteine S-methyltransferase gives MKTSLIGYPRVGRLRELKFATEKYFRQEITVDELEATAQAIRKDQWLKQAQAGIDFIPVNDFSYYDNLLDAAFQLNIIPKRYQALQLSALDTYFALAKGYQGPAGDVKALAMKKWFNTNYHYIVPEFDNDTEIRFHAERLKAIIEEAKALKINGKVVFPGPFTLLKLSRYRGQSQAQDFLAGLITAYQDLVKLLNTEKVQWLQLDEPYLVHDLSHEDIKLFKDLYQGLLSQKDQVKVLVNTYFGDVRDVYQELTDLAIDGIGLDFIEGKKSQELVEHYGFPKDKTLFLGLVNGKNIWRNNYQSSLALIKDLKSQGIDLVLSTSCSLLHVPYSLENESALPEKYQKHFAFAEEKLGELDDLSQLIDTDYHHDPRFQENQALFTDRPDSYDPKVQERLAAIPKTAYQRSVPFDEREKAQKAFFNLPLFPTTTIGSFPQTKEVKLKRKAFKNGEISQADYQNFLKEKIKDCVQLQEELGLDVLVHGEFERNDMVEYFGEQLNGVLFTEKAWVQSYGTRCVKPPIIWGDVSRAQSMTVSWSVYAQSLTKKPMKGMLTGPVTILNWSFPREDISVKDSTLQLALAIRDEVLDLEANGIRIIQVDEAALREKLPLRQSDWYTEYLDWAIPAFRLVHSGCHKETQIHTHMCYSEFTDIIPAIDAMDADVITFEASRSNLEILDSLKENHFTTEVGPGVYDIHSPRIPSVSEIKEALDKMLQKVKPEKLWVNPDCGLKTRGEKETQASLKHLVQATKELRHENQGIV, from the coding sequence ATGAAAACATCCCTGATAGGCTACCCTCGTGTAGGACGACTTAGAGAACTAAAATTTGCCACTGAAAAATATTTCCGCCAAGAAATTACCGTCGACGAGCTCGAAGCAACCGCCCAAGCTATCCGTAAAGACCAATGGCTTAAACAAGCTCAAGCAGGCATCGACTTTATTCCCGTTAATGATTTTTCCTACTATGATAACCTCTTGGATGCCGCTTTCCAATTGAACATTATCCCTAAACGTTATCAAGCTCTCCAGCTGTCTGCTCTTGATACTTATTTTGCCTTGGCTAAGGGCTATCAAGGACCAGCTGGAGACGTGAAGGCCCTAGCTATGAAGAAATGGTTTAATACCAACTACCACTACATTGTGCCTGAGTTTGATAATGACACTGAAATTCGCTTCCACGCTGAACGATTAAAGGCAATTATTGAAGAAGCCAAAGCCTTGAAGATTAACGGCAAGGTCGTCTTCCCTGGGCCCTTTACCCTTTTAAAACTATCGCGTTACCGCGGTCAAAGCCAAGCCCAAGATTTTCTTGCCGGCCTGATTACTGCCTACCAAGATCTCGTAAAACTGCTTAATACAGAAAAGGTCCAATGGCTGCAACTGGATGAGCCTTACCTAGTCCATGACTTAAGTCATGAAGACATCAAACTATTCAAAGACCTCTACCAGGGCTTACTCAGTCAAAAAGACCAAGTCAAGGTGCTGGTCAATACCTATTTTGGCGACGTGAGAGATGTTTATCAAGAACTCACCGACTTAGCGATTGATGGTATCGGTTTAGACTTTATTGAAGGGAAGAAGAGCCAAGAATTGGTCGAACACTATGGCTTCCCCAAAGATAAAACCCTCTTTTTAGGTCTAGTCAATGGGAAAAATATTTGGCGCAATAACTACCAAAGTTCCCTCGCCCTGATTAAGGATCTCAAGAGTCAAGGAATCGATCTTGTTCTTTCCACTTCTTGTTCCCTACTCCATGTTCCCTATAGCTTGGAAAACGAAAGTGCCCTACCAGAAAAATATCAAAAGCATTTTGCCTTTGCTGAAGAGAAACTGGGCGAATTAGATGACCTAAGTCAGTTAATTGACACAGATTATCATCATGATCCTCGTTTCCAAGAGAATCAAGCGCTCTTCACCGATCGACCTGACAGTTATGATCCTAAGGTGCAAGAACGTCTAGCTGCTATCCCTAAAACAGCCTATCAACGGTCAGTGCCTTTCGACGAAAGAGAAAAAGCCCAAAAAGCATTCTTTAACTTACCTCTCTTTCCAACAACAACTATCGGTTCCTTCCCGCAAACCAAGGAAGTTAAGCTAAAGCGCAAGGCCTTTAAAAACGGTGAAATAAGCCAAGCAGACTACCAAAACTTCCTCAAAGAGAAAATTAAAGACTGCGTCCAACTGCAAGAAGAGCTGGGGCTCGATGTCTTAGTCCACGGTGAATTTGAAAGAAATGACATGGTCGAATACTTTGGTGAACAGTTAAATGGCGTCTTATTCACTGAAAAAGCCTGGGTTCAGTCATACGGTACCCGCTGTGTCAAACCACCAATTATTTGGGGCGACGTGTCACGCGCTCAATCGATGACAGTTTCCTGGTCAGTTTATGCCCAATCCCTCACCAAGAAACCAATGAAAGGGATGTTGACCGGTCCCGTAACTATCCTAAACTGGTCCTTCCCTAGAGAAGACATCAGCGTGAAAGACTCCACCTTACAACTGGCTCTGGCCATCCGTGACGAAGTCCTCGATCTAGAGGCCAATGGTATCCGCATTATCCAAGTCGACGAAGCCGCCCTGCGGGAGAAACTCCCTCTCCGTCAAAGTGACTGGTATACAGAATACCTCGACTGGGCCATTCCAGCCTTCCGTCTCGTTCACAGTGGTTGTCATAAGGAAACCCAGATCCACACCCATATGTGTTATAGCGAATTCACCGATATTATCCCAGCAATCGATGCCATGGATGCTGATGTCATTACCTTTGAAGCCTCACGTTCTAACTTAGAAATTCTGGATTCCTTAAAAGAAAATCATTTCACTACCGAAGTAGGTCCTGGTGTCTACGATATCCATTCTCCACGGATTCCTAGTGTCAGTGAAATTAAGGAAGCCTTGGATAAAATGCTTCAAAAAGTTAAGCCTGAAAAACTTTGGGTCAATCCCGATTGCGGTTTAAAAACCCGGGGCGAAAAAGAAACCCAAGCCAGCCTCAAGCACTTAGTCCAAGCAACAAAGGAGTTGCGTCATGAAAACCAAGGAATTGTTTAA
- the arcC gene encoding carbamate kinase yields the protein MSKIVLALGGNALGSTPNEQKEAVKTTAQSIVDLIEAGNEIIVSHGNGPQVGMINLAMDVSAKSDAGTPEMPFPECGAMSQGYIGFHLQNAIENELNKRGVDKAVASVITQVVVDKDDPAFDNPTKPIGAFYSEEEAQALSDKGFAVKEDAGRGYRRVVASPKPIDIVEKAFIQDAFDQGNIIVAAGGGGIPVVEAEDGYDGVPAVIDKDFSSAKLAELVEADLLIILTAVEKVAINFGKENEEWLDELTVDQAKEYTDAGEFAEGSMKPKIEAALGFVESKPGNQAIITSLEKAEEGIKGQNGTLIK from the coding sequence ATGAGTAAGATAGTATTAGCTTTGGGTGGTAATGCCCTAGGAAGTACTCCGAATGAACAAAAAGAAGCAGTAAAAACAACTGCCCAATCCATTGTGGATTTAATTGAAGCGGGCAATGAAATTATCGTTTCCCATGGAAATGGACCGCAAGTTGGTATGATTAACCTTGCTATGGACGTTTCTGCAAAAAGTGATGCTGGCACACCTGAAATGCCATTCCCTGAATGTGGAGCTATGAGTCAAGGTTATATTGGCTTCCATTTGCAAAATGCCATTGAAAATGAGTTGAATAAACGTGGTGTTGACAAAGCCGTTGCATCAGTGATTACTCAAGTTGTGGTAGATAAGGATGATCCAGCCTTTGATAATCCAACAAAACCGATTGGCGCTTTCTATAGTGAAGAGGAAGCTCAAGCCCTAAGTGACAAAGGATTTGCAGTGAAAGAAGATGCAGGTCGGGGTTACCGTCGGGTGGTGGCTTCACCTAAGCCTATCGATATTGTTGAAAAGGCCTTTATCCAAGATGCTTTTGACCAAGGTAATATCATTGTTGCTGCCGGTGGTGGTGGCATACCAGTAGTTGAAGCAGAAGACGGTTATGACGGAGTTCCAGCTGTCATTGATAAAGATTTTTCAAGCGCTAAATTAGCTGAACTCGTTGAAGCTGATTTGTTGATTATTTTAACCGCGGTAGAAAAAGTGGCAATCAACTTTGGTAAAGAAAATGAAGAATGGCTGGATGAATTGACTGTCGACCAAGCCAAAGAGTATACCGATGCCGGAGAGTTTGCTGAAGGATCAATGAAGCCAAAAATTGAGGCTGCCCTAGGCTTTGTGGAATCAAAACCAGGTAATCAAGCCATTATCACTTCCTTAGAAAAAGCTGAAGAAGGTATTAAAGGTCAAAATGGTACCTTAATTAAATAA
- a CDS encoding putative NPN-dependent ornithine cyclodeaminase, translating into MTFKIAEFHHPDFDQEFLKNAPNAKLVEVVEDGLSPRNYHALSIYPEYFKINDKWVLAEQSRMDTVAVAHDEPGKEYIDVIEFRNLKKGDKVVVGRTEDASEGIYVWTEGFQEAAVDADTFAFREGRSRETAFSMDYDNLYELLEHEREAEHGYVTLILGTATVLDRDSRDALAKIINEGYVNAIFCGTETAAFDLEQGLYDTTWGQETFTQEQNTYHNMYATINRARRYGSTKKLVESGEVKDGFMKAAIEQDVPVVLAGTIRDRFGLPESIDNVYDAQNEMRSHMRKTSTMIAMSAILFTIATGNMTPSYNRFGDTVRPVFLYTVDVQEFAVDKLADRGSLTAVSIVTNVQDFLRNIGSAL; encoded by the coding sequence ATGACATTTAAGATTGCTGAATTTCATCATCCAGATTTTGACCAAGAATTTTTGAAAAACGCACCCAATGCTAAGTTAGTTGAAGTAGTAGAAGATGGTCTTAGTCCTAGAAACTACCATGCCTTATCCATTTATCCAGAATATTTTAAAATCAATGATAAATGGGTATTGGCTGAACAATCCCGGATGGACACCGTCGCAGTGGCCCATGATGAACCTGGTAAGGAATATATCGATGTAATCGAGTTTAGAAACCTTAAGAAGGGTGATAAAGTCGTTGTCGGACGGACAGAAGATGCTTCCGAAGGGATCTATGTTTGGACTGAAGGTTTCCAAGAAGCAGCTGTTGATGCGGATACTTTTGCCTTCCGTGAAGGGCGTTCTCGTGAGACCGCCTTCTCTATGGATTATGACAATCTCTATGAACTCTTAGAGCATGAGCGGGAAGCTGAACATGGTTATGTGACCTTAATTTTAGGGACTGCTACAGTTTTAGACCGTGATTCCCGCGATGCTTTAGCCAAGATTATTAATGAAGGCTATGTCAATGCAATTTTCTGTGGGACAGAAACAGCTGCCTTTGACTTAGAGCAAGGCTTGTATGATACCACTTGGGGTCAAGAAACCTTTACCCAAGAACAAAATACCTACCACAATATGTATGCCACCATCAACCGCGCTCGCCGCTATGGGTCAACTAAGAAATTAGTTGAATCTGGTGAAGTTAAAGATGGCTTCATGAAGGCAGCTATTGAACAAGATGTCCCAGTTGTTTTAGCTGGAACCATCCGTGACCGCTTCGGTTTACCTGAAAGTATCGATAATGTCTATGATGCCCAAAATGAAATGCGTTCCCACATGCGTAAAACCTCAACCATGATTGCTATGTCAGCGATTCTCTTCACCATTGCAACTGGGAATATGACGCCTTCCTACAACCGTTTTGGTGATACAGTCAGACCGGTATTCTTATATACCGTTGATGTCCAAGAATTTGCGGTAGATAAATTGGCTGACCGTGGCTCCCTAACTGCAGTTTCTATTGTCACCAACGTTCAAGACTTCTTACGGAATATTGGTAGTGCCCTTTAA
- a CDS encoding ATP-dependent Clp protease ATP-binding subunit: MNTEKYSQEAMQVLKEAQNLAINKKHSEVTELHLLKAILDQDENSVIKLLTDQGIILGPLKEQVDTAVDKLRSPKGVKNLYISRNYQRLLLISEQVSRAQFESRVSLDHLFLALMKDEDFASAKLLALFEITADFYEQAMAKRETDKFQEGISKADLKQLLKYGRNLTQEAIEGRLDPIIGRDQETRSVIRILSRRIKNNPVLIGEAGVGKTAIVEGLAQRIVQGRVPDKLKNRIIFALNITSLISGAKYRGDFEERLEEVLGIIKDSKGRIILFIDELHNIVGAGNSSGSMDTSNILKPMLARGEILTIGATTTDEYKLYIEKDLALDRRFQKVLIEEPSEAATLSILRGIQSKYESFHQVNIKDPALVEAVRLSKRYLPNRKLPDVAVDILDEASAMVRMYTDELPEKIQDLEAELNKMETEAARLKNESDQVSQYRFKELMEQVAEQEKLLDQELANYHKEKDRIQEITRLKGELETLNQQKMEAQYERDLDKMSAYLAEEKSTKADLEELEQSTPYYNVSADVGINEIREVVAQLAHMPKAEMESDPAAQIAKIESDLRENFVGADDLIDKIISLVTQSRSGLFNQAKPLLSLILAGESGTGKTYLARLIAQALFGGEEHLIALDMSEFRDASSNTKLIGSPPGYIGYESNNHLTEQIRTRPYSVVLLENIDYAHPDIFALIKQIVASGQIRDNKSRDVDFSNTVIIATLTLDGKADYQKQVSKRVNGQSLSDFDAVYYLQLFDKREMEALIQLELDRLAKLLKDNQIKLSYQDELVRSLANYLVYDLDRHSANDLSQLMESEITTPIAQLRLNDQLPAFTNIELSQAKGGDRLVHIDYQKENGKQDN, translated from the coding sequence TGGATAAATTACGGAGCCCAAAAGGGGTTAAAAATCTTTACATTAGCCGGAATTACCAGCGTTTGCTTTTGATTAGCGAGCAAGTGTCGCGTGCCCAGTTTGAAAGCCGGGTGTCCTTAGACCATCTTTTCTTAGCCCTAATGAAAGACGAAGATTTTGCTAGTGCCAAATTATTAGCCCTCTTTGAGATCACTGCCGACTTCTATGAACAAGCCATGGCTAAAAGAGAGACTGATAAGTTTCAAGAAGGTATTTCTAAGGCAGACTTGAAACAATTACTCAAGTATGGACGTAATCTTACCCAAGAAGCTATTGAAGGCCGCCTTGACCCCATTATTGGACGTGACCAGGAAACGCGTAGCGTGATTCGAATCCTATCTCGGCGGATAAAAAACAACCCTGTTTTGATTGGGGAGGCGGGCGTAGGGAAGACTGCTATTGTTGAGGGCTTAGCTCAACGGATTGTTCAAGGCCGAGTGCCGGATAAGTTAAAGAATCGAATTATTTTTGCCTTAAATATTACCTCCCTAATTTCAGGAGCTAAATATCGGGGGGACTTTGAGGAACGCTTGGAAGAAGTCCTTGGTATCATCAAGGATTCTAAGGGACGCATCATTCTCTTTATTGATGAACTCCATAATATTGTTGGCGCTGGAAATAGTTCAGGGTCCATGGATACCTCAAACATCCTTAAACCTATGTTAGCGCGAGGAGAGATTTTGACTATTGGTGCGACAACGACCGATGAGTATAAACTCTACATCGAAAAAGACCTGGCGCTAGACCGACGTTTTCAAAAGGTGCTCATTGAAGAGCCTTCAGAAGCGGCGACCTTGTCCATTCTGCGAGGAATCCAGTCTAAGTATGAATCTTTCCACCAAGTCAATATTAAAGACCCTGCCTTAGTGGAAGCTGTTCGTTTGTCTAAACGTTACCTACCCAACCGCAAGTTACCTGATGTCGCTGTCGATATTCTGGATGAAGCTTCGGCCATGGTGAGAATGTATACGGACGAATTGCCTGAAAAGATTCAAGATCTTGAGGCTGAGCTCAATAAAATGGAAACTGAAGCGGCCCGCTTAAAAAATGAAAGTGATCAGGTCAGCCAATACCGTTTCAAAGAATTAATGGAACAGGTAGCTGAGCAAGAAAAGCTACTCGACCAAGAATTAGCGAATTACCATAAAGAAAAAGACCGCATCCAAGAAATCACTCGCTTGAAGGGTGAGTTAGAAACCCTGAACCAACAAAAAATGGAAGCCCAATATGAGCGGGATTTAGATAAAATGAGTGCTTATTTAGCTGAAGAGAAAAGTACCAAGGCCGATTTAGAAGAACTTGAACAAAGTACTCCCTACTATAATGTATCGGCAGATGTTGGAATCAATGAAATTCGCGAAGTTGTTGCCCAGTTAGCCCATATGCCTAAAGCAGAAATGGAATCAGATCCTGCTGCTCAAATTGCTAAAATTGAAAGTGACCTGCGGGAAAATTTTGTTGGTGCAGATGATTTAATCGACAAAATCATTAGTCTGGTTACCCAGAGTCGGTCGGGTTTATTTAATCAAGCCAAGCCCTTGCTTTCTTTGATACTAGCAGGGGAGTCGGGGACTGGCAAAACCTATCTGGCAAGGTTAATTGCTCAGGCGCTATTTGGAGGTGAAGAACATCTTATCGCTTTAGACATGAGTGAATTTAGAGATGCCTCTTCCAATACCAAATTGATTGGATCACCACCAGGTTATATTGGTTATGAATCGAATAACCATTTAACTGAACAAATTCGAACCCGCCCCTATTCAGTTGTTTTGTTAGAAAATATTGACTATGCCCATCCGGATATCTTTGCTTTGATCAAGCAAATAGTTGCTAGTGGTCAAATTCGTGATAATAAAAGTCGGGATGTTGATTTCTCTAACACAGTGATTATCGCTACCCTGACTTTAGATGGGAAGGCGGATTATCAAAAACAAGTAAGCAAGCGGGTGAATGGACAATCGCTAAGTGATTTTGATGCTGTTTACTACTTACAGCTATTTGATAAACGTGAGATGGAAGCTCTTATTCAATTAGAGTTGGATCGCTTAGCCAAACTCCTAAAAGATAATCAGATTAAACTCAGCTATCAAGATGAATTAGTCAGGAGCTTGGCGAATTATTTGGTGTATGACTTAGATCGTCATAGTGCCAATGATCTCTCCCAATTGATGGAGAGTGAAATCACTACGCCAATTGCCCAACTACGTCTTAATGATCAACTACCAGCATTTACCAACATAGAACTTAGTCAGGCAAAGGGTGGTGATCGGCTAGTTCACATTGACTACCAGAAGGAGAATGGCAAGCAAGATAATTAA
- the metF gene encoding methylenetetrahydrofolate reductase [NAD(P)H]: MKTKELFKGKTLFTYEVFPPNAKSSSASIYKTLDGLKELDPDAISVTCGALGSDNRLKSIEIASLIKNYGIESVIHLPCLYETRASIDEKLAELKAANIENILVLRGDPKPGQSPKEDFPYAADLIRYIKSKEDFNLIAACYPEGHVDAPDPITDIRYLKEKVDAGSDQLISQLFLDNDYFYRFLERADLAGIDVPIEAGIMPVTNKKQIESMARICGVQIPDKFRRAMEKYQDNPLALRDAGLAYAIDQIVDLISHGVDGIHLYTMNNPYVARYIYQAVKNLL, translated from the coding sequence ATGAAAACCAAGGAATTGTTTAAGGGAAAGACCCTCTTCACCTATGAGGTTTTCCCGCCCAATGCTAAGTCGTCCTCTGCCAGTATCTATAAAACCTTAGATGGTCTAAAAGAACTTGATCCCGATGCCATCAGCGTGACCTGTGGAGCCTTAGGTAGTGATAACCGCCTAAAAAGTATCGAAATTGCCTCTTTGATCAAAAACTATGGGATTGAAAGTGTTATTCACCTGCCCTGCCTATATGAGACTCGGGCTAGTATCGATGAAAAATTAGCTGAATTAAAAGCAGCCAATATCGAAAATATCCTAGTTTTACGGGGCGATCCTAAACCTGGTCAAAGCCCTAAGGAAGACTTTCCCTATGCAGCTGACCTTATTCGCTACATCAAGTCAAAAGAGGACTTTAACCTCATTGCCGCCTGCTACCCAGAAGGCCACGTGGATGCGCCTGACCCCATTACCGATATCCGCTATCTCAAAGAAAAAGTCGATGCCGGTAGTGACCAATTAATTAGCCAACTCTTCCTAGATAATGATTATTTTTATCGCTTCCTAGAACGGGCTGATTTAGCAGGCATCGATGTTCCTATTGAAGCTGGTATTATGCCAGTCACCAATAAAAAGCAAATTGAAAGCATGGCTCGAATTTGTGGCGTACAAATTCCCGATAAATTCCGCCGGGCGATGGAAAAATACCAGGACAACCCTCTGGCCTTACGGGATGCCGGTCTGGCCTATGCCATTGATCAAATCGTTGACCTGATTAGCCATGGCGTAGATGGGATCCACCTCTACACCATGAACAATCCCTACGTCGCTCGTTACATCTACCAAGCCGTTAAAAATTTATTATAG